Part of the Spirochaetia bacterium 38H-sp genome, GGTCATATCTGGAGAATGGTATAGTTATTGCCGCAGGTTCTATAAGTTTTTTTGTGTTTACTTTTCTTATAGGGAAAATATCCCACACGGTTAGAGTAAGCACTCTTTTCTTTGCCGGTTTTGCCAGCATAATAGCAAGTCTTGCTTTTTTTGCAAGGACTCCGCTTATTCTGCCCAACCTGCTTCTAAATGTTATTATGTCTGCAGGGTTTGCCGCTGTTGAGATTGCAGGTAATCTTGCTATTCTTGACCTAGAAAAGGATGGCTCAGGTAAAGCTCTCAACCTTATGCACGCTTCTTTTGCCGTGGGAGCAATTGGGGGACCTGTTATTGTAAGCAAGCTGATAAGCTCCTCATACTCATGGAAAAATATATACATGATTATGGCTGTATCTTTTGCAGCAATCACTCCGGCTGTAATTGCAATAAGAAAAAAACTGCCAATACCCCAACAAGAGAGAGAAAGCAAAATAAAGAAGACCAGTTTTTCCAATCCTGTATATTGGCTCGGATTCTTTACACTGCTTCTCTATGTAGGGGCAGAACTGGGACTTTCTAACTGGATAGCAGAATACGGAAGAGAGGTCTTTAAGGTAGATATAGCTATCGCACCATTTTTGGTTTCTATGTTCTGGACAGGGCTGCTTCTAGGAAGAATTTTTTCTCCATTTTTTCTGCGCATAGATAATAGGAAAAAAGCTCTCATTATTTCTTCTCTAGTATTTTCCGCAAGCATAGCTATGTTTGCTATACTGGGAAACATCAATCCTTCTGCTTCTGCTGCTCTTCTGTTTTTTCTGGCCTTTCTGGGGGGTACAGGTGCTGCTATCATCTTTCCGACGACTTTGCTTCTTGTAAGCAGCCTGATGCCCGACAAAAAGGGTGACGCCATAGGTTTTGCTACAACAGGAGGGGGTATAGGTGCCTTTGTTTTTCCCTTTATTATGTCTGCCATTTCTGACAGTCTTGGGCTTGAGAAGGGGTTTATAGTATACACGCTGTGTGCTCTCATGCTTACGGCAAGTATTGCCATGCTCGCTTCTCAAAAAACAAGGAAATAAGGTTTATTCATATAGAGAGGCTGGCTCGGTTTACTCGCCAATGAGCCAGCCAATATTGATAACAGATAGATTTAAAATTCTGCAATCATAAGTGCTATGTCACCGACTTCCATAGTACCTTTCTCTACACTTTATATATAATCTCCAGGACGGTAGCATTTAACAGATAACAATATGGTCTATTCCCGAGTATTTTATCGAATGGGAGGGATTACTGATATTAAAAAAATTAATATTATAGTCAATATCAATACTTATTGCATAATTTTTATAGATTTCAACAATAGAATTTGTTGTGGCGACATATGCATAATTCTCGTAAGTTATAATCTGCCGGCACATTGAGGAGGAAAAAGATTTATATCCAATTTCGATGTTTTACAGGGTTTTCCGAGTTACTGACATTAATAACCATGACAATATCTCTTTGAAAGCGTTGTTATGTAAGCCTAATTATCGGATAATGCTATGAATACAGGGAAATCAATATCACAACCGGCTGTTTTCTTAGGATTAGCAGGGTTGCATATATCAACTATATAGACAGGCCATTACATGTTGATGTTATATGTGTAGGTATAATTACAGGAAATGCTTATCCCCAACATATCAACACCCATGTGTTCTTCTGCTATCCAGTGCAGACCTTTTTCCTCTGTATCGGTGACGAATGGGGCAGACAGTCTGTAATAAGCAATAAGAGAAGTGTTGCTGACATAAATAATGTTGTTTTATTTTCATACTTTACTTCTAGATATATTGATATAGCTACATTTTACCTACTTCCTGTATTTTAGAATTATACTTTCGGTATGATTTTGTATTTTTACAGGCTTTTCTTGCGCCAAAGGCAGCGCATGGCGAGCTCTGGGAGCCTATGCGCGTTAGGTTTAATTACAGGTTTATGCAAAATGGCTTTTGTTTCTTTGTTACAGAATATTGTTGCAGTTATGTAAGAAAAAGTATAATCTATGGCAATGAGTTTGCCGCAAAAGACGCTTTCTGTTTCTGAGCTTACCACTCTTATCAAGTCTTACCTTGAGGATTCTTTTCCTTATGTGTGTGTGGAGGGCGAGATTTCCAATTGCAGGCCATCCAGTTCTGGTCATTTGTATCTGAGTCTTAAGGATAATTCTGCTCTTATCAATGTGGTTATGTTTTCTTCCAGATTGCGCAATCTTGGTTTTAGTCCTGAGGATGGGCAGAAGGTTGTAGTGCGGGGTGCAATAAGTGTTTATCCTGCAAGGGGTAGTTACCAGATTATTGCAGAGGAGATGGAACTCAGCGGCAGGGGGGACATTCTCAGGATTATAGAAGAGCGCAAAAGAAGGCTTGCAGAAGAGGGGCTTTTTGATTCTTCGCGTAAGAAACCTATCCCGCTTGTTCCAAAGACGATTGCGGTTGTGACGTCACCTACAGGGGCTGCGATACGGGATATTATCAATGTGCTTTCCAGGCGTAATGCGGCTATAAAGATTATTGTCGTTCCGGCTCCTGTCCAAGGTGAGCATGCGGCACCTGTTATTGCAGAGCAGATAAGGCGTGCTGATGCGTGGAGGCTGGGCGATGTTATTATAGTTGGCAGGGGCGGTGGTTCTCTTGAGGACTTGCTGCCTTTTTCCGAGGAGGTTGTGGTAAGGGCAATTGCTGAGTGCAAGACTCCTGTAATTTCTGCAGTTGGACATGAGATTGATTATGCTTTGAGCGATTTTGCTGCGGATCTCAGGGCTCCTACGCCTTCTGCTGCAGCCGAACAGGTCAGTGCCAACAGAGAGGAGCTTATAACAAGGATTGCCAACGCGCGTTCTGCAATAGAGAATGCGATGTATAGCAGAATCAAAGAATATAGGATTAGGCTTTCCGTACTAAATCCTGATAATCTTAAGAGGTATTTTACTCTGTACACTGCTCCGCTTGCCCAAAAACTTGATGAACTTAAAAACCAGCTTATAAGCTCTATGGACAACAGACTCAAGGATATACGGCATAGACTGCAAATAGCAAGTGCGGGGCTTTCTGCCAGCAGTCCCGATGCCATATTAAAGCGTGGCTATGCTATCGTACGAGACAAAAAGACAGGTAAAATACTAAGAATGGCAAGTGAGACAGAAAAAGGAAATATTCTTGATATAATGCTTTATAGAGGTAATATTATTGCAATTACAGAGGAGGTTACAGATGGCTCAGAAAAAAAGCTTTGAAGAGAGGCTTAAAAAGCTAGAAGAAATTGCAGAGGAGCTAAAAGAGGGAGATATTCCTCTGGAAAAAGCCACAGAATATTATAAAGAAGGAATAAAACTTGCAAAGGAACTGGAAGAAGAGCTAGGTCAGGTAGAAAAAAAGATAGAGATAGTGCTCAATGACCCGTCAAAACCGGAAACAGGACCAGAAAGAAAAAAAGCAGAGCTTGAGCTTTTTGACTTGGAGTGAGAATGTTATGGTAAATAAGATAAGCTGCCTGCTATGTGGTTTTCTAATTACATTTTAATTATAATCTTATCTCCGGGCTTTATACCATGTTTTTTAAAAAAACCGCGGTTCACCTCAAGTGCATATAATACAGGATAATTGGAACGTACCGGCTCTATCGAAAGAGGTTCCAGCTCATATATTTCTCTTATAACACCGTTGTTATCTATAAAAGCAAGAGAGAGAGGGATAATAGTATCTTTCATCCAAAAAGCGGGTTGAGTGACTTCAGGAAAAACAAACAACATTCCCCTGTTCTCCGCAAGCTCTGTTCTGCCCATAAGACCATGTCTACGTTCTTCCAACGTGTCGGCCACCTCTGCCTTTATTTTAACCTTGCCCATATCTATCACCGCCAATCCGTCTTCCTGCAGACAGGAAACGATAAAGAGCAAAAACACAGACAGGCTAAAACTCTTCAAGAAACGCATCACGTGCAACATCCTCCGTACTTTTTAATATCTGTTTGTTTTCTCTTATCTCATCATCTGTTTTTTTATCTATATATTTAACTGTAAGAGGTTTCTCTAGTACAATAATAGTATCCTCATCCTGCCACTTTACAACAGAAGGGCTAAAACTAGCAGCATCACCATATTTCTTTGTCAAGGTCCTGTAAATACCAAAATAATCCAAAATATCTGTATCAAGTTCTAGCACTATCAGAGCCAGCTTTCCTTTATAAAACTGATAGTGCGCTGTCTTTATATATTTCCATGCGCTTGTTTCTATGATTATATCGTCTCTCTCGGGATTCATGCTGACATCCAAAGAATCCCTATAGAAAAAAAGCGTATCCTTTTGCAGCCTTTGCTTTACTGTCTCAACATCATCCCCTAAAAAAACCCCTCTGAAACCACGCTGCAGACTCATCTTTTTTGTATCATCCAAAGCTGTTGAATCAGTAGGAATATCCGCTGACGAGGCAGTATTCTCTTTAGAATCAATAACAGCTAGGGAATCATTGCTGGTTTGAGGGAAACACAAAAAAGCGAGAATAAAAAATACTATTAAAAAAAGCCCCATCCTCTGCATACTATCTCACAACGTCAGATATAGATAAAGCAAGACAAAAAAACCAATCCCCAAAAAACCCATAATTATCCAGAAAACAGGTCTGGAATAATAAGCAATTTTTTCATCCGCAAGATCTATTTTTTTTCCAGAATGCTGTGGAGAGTCTGCCTTAAAAAAGGAAAAACCCCTCTGTCCTGTATTCTTATCATCTGTCCCTGCTGTAAGATAACCACAGCTCGGACAGCCATTAACAAACTCCTTGACATCCCCCGTGTATTCACAACGGGGGCACTTAACGTCCGTAAAGAATCTTCCACAATGAGGACATACTCTATCCTTGGGCCTCACTTCCTTCTGACAATATTCACAATAGAATTTACTCAACGCCATGATACAGTATCCTCAAGCTCAGATAAGGCAGAACTACCTATGATAAATTCTTCCCTATATCCCTTTCCATCCGACATAGCGACGCTTATGATAACACGACTTACCCCATTAAGCAAAGACTCGTCAATTTGCCATCGTGCCTCAATATTTTTATTAGCATAAGTAAAAACACCTACAGGCACAGGTTTGCCATCATCCCACTGTACAACATACCCCTTACCCTTATCCCCTTGGGACAGTACTGGAAGCTCCAAAAGCCACAGGGCATTATCGGAAGAATCATAACCATAGACATATACGGACATTCCCTCTATGCAATCCAGGTCTGCAAACCCCGCATACCATAAGCCATCTTTAAACAGCCACACATAGTCCGGCAGAAAATCATAACCAGCATAACGGGACACCTCAGGCTCAATATCCTCTGACACATTATCAGAAGTCTTTATAATTCGCTCAAAAGCTCTGCCTGTAATGGAAGGCACATAACGTTTCCACTCGGAAAAATCATAATCTGGCATAACAGGCGCAGACGGAAGATTGAGAGCCCACAACGGAATTTCAATTACTCTGCCATGCTCCTCAAGCATGTGTTCATCCCCCACAGAAAACCAGCCGCCAGAAGAAGCAGAAATATCAGCCACAACAGGCACAGCTCTAAACCTTTGTTTATCAAGAAAATACCCCACAACAACAGAAT contains:
- a CDS encoding MFS transporter, encoding MRKILKSPVFWTTFLSFIFLGMALTLFGATIPSLKKDFGWSYLENGIVIAAGSISFFVFTFLIGKISHTVRVSTLFFAGFASIIASLAFFARTPLILPNLLLNVIMSAGFAAVEIAGNLAILDLEKDGSGKALNLMHASFAVGAIGGPVIVSKLISSSYSWKNIYMIMAVSFAAITPAVIAIRKKLPIPQQERESKIKKTSFSNPVYWLGFFTLLLYVGAELGLSNWIAEYGREVFKVDIAIAPFLVSMFWTGLLLGRIFSPFFLRIDNRKKALIISSLVFSASIAMFAILGNINPSASAALLFFLAFLGGTGAAIIFPTTLLLVSSLMPDKKGDAIGFATTGGGIGAFVFPFIMSAISDSLGLEKGFIVYTLCALMLTASIAMLASQKTRK
- the xseA gene encoding exodeoxyribonuclease VII large subunit is translated as MSLPQKTLSVSELTTLIKSYLEDSFPYVCVEGEISNCRPSSSGHLYLSLKDNSALINVVMFSSRLRNLGFSPEDGQKVVVRGAISVYPARGSYQIIAEEMELSGRGDILRIIEERKRRLAEEGLFDSSRKKPIPLVPKTIAVVTSPTGAAIRDIINVLSRRNAAIKIIVVPAPVQGEHAAPVIAEQIRRADAWRLGDVIIVGRGGGSLEDLLPFSEEVVVRAIAECKTPVISAVGHEIDYALSDFAADLRAPTPSAAAEQVSANREELITRIANARSAIENAMYSRIKEYRIRLSVLNPDNLKRYFTLYTAPLAQKLDELKNQLISSMDNRLKDIRHRLQIASAGLSASSPDAILKRGYAIVRDKKTGKILRMASETEKGNILDIMLYRGNIIAITEEVTDGSEKKL
- the xseB gene encoding exodeoxyribonuclease VII small subunit gives rise to the protein MAQKKSFEERLKKLEEIAEELKEGDIPLEKATEYYKEGIKLAKELEEELGQVEKKIEIVLNDPSKPETGPERKKAELELFDLE
- a CDS encoding DUF192 domain-containing protein, encoding MRFLKSFSLSVFLLFIVSCLQEDGLAVIDMGKVKIKAEVADTLEERRHGLMGRTELAENRGMLFVFPEVTQPAFWMKDTIIPLSLAFIDNNGVIREIYELEPLSIEPVRSNYPVLYALEVNRGFFKKHGIKPGDKIIIKM
- a CDS encoding zinc ribbon domain-containing protein; the encoded protein is MALSKFYCEYCQKEVRPKDRVCPHCGRFFTDVKCPRCEYTGDVKEFVNGCPSCGYLTAGTDDKNTGQRGFSFFKADSPQHSGKKIDLADEKIAYYSRPVFWIIMGFLGIGFFVLLYLYLTL